From the genome of Hathewaya histolytica, one region includes:
- a CDS encoding peptidylprolyl isomerase: protein MIKKFLALTLSLSIAFSLTACTGSTPKKESSKSNKEQTKKENNSSKPQSQTSESKSKNTNNEKKETKIELTQYSEMKDGEEIAVLETTMGTIKFRLFPKEAPKAVENFKKLIEKNYYNGVVFHRVINNFMIQGGDPKGTGTGGESIWGKYFEDEFSQNLHNFRGALSMANAGPNTNGSQFFIVQNNKVQPNIIEQMKQLNDSNFSEGVIKKYEKVGGTPHLDFRHTVFGHVISGMDIVDKIATVETDDKDKPKQEIKINKAYIEKYKKTK, encoded by the coding sequence ATGATAAAAAAATTCCTAGCACTAACTTTAAGTTTAAGTATAGCTTTTTCCTTAACTGCATGTACTGGAAGCACACCTAAAAAGGAAAGTTCTAAGTCCAATAAAGAACAAACAAAAAAAGAAAATAATTCTTCTAAACCTCAATCACAAACTTCTGAAAGTAAGTCAAAAAATACAAATAACGAAAAGAAAGAAACAAAAATCGAACTAACTCAATATTCAGAAATGAAAGATGGAGAAGAAATTGCTGTACTAGAAACAACCATGGGTACAATAAAGTTTAGACTTTTCCCGAAAGAAGCACCAAAAGCAGTAGAAAACTTTAAAAAACTTATAGAAAAAAACTATTATAACGGCGTTGTCTTTCACAGAGTTATAAATAATTTTATGATTCAAGGAGGAGATCCTAAAGGAACTGGTACTGGTGGTGAAAGTATTTGGGGAAAATACTTTGAGGATGAATTTTCACAAAACCTACATAATTTTAGAGGAGCACTCTCCATGGCAAATGCAGGGCCTAACACCAACGGAAGTCAATTTTTCATAGTACAAAATAACAAGGTACAGCCAAATATAATTGAACAAATGAAACAACTTAATGATTCTAACTTTTCCGAAGGTGTAATTAAAAAATACGAAAAGGTTGGTGGTACTCCTCATTTAGACTTTAGGCATACAGTTTTTGGTCATGTAATCAGTGGAATGGATATAGTTGATAAAATTGCTACTGTAGAAACTGATGATAAAGATAAACCAAAACAAGAAATAAAAATAAATAAAGCATATATAGAAAAATATAAAAAAACAAAGTAA
- the rbr gene encoding rubrerythrin: protein MKSLKGTKTAENLLKAFAGESQARNRYTYYASIAKKEGFVQIQNIFLETADNEKEHAKRFFKFLAEDFKHEAIEIQAAYPVTLGDTKDNLKAAANGENEEWSILYPAFADVADEEGFKEIAAVFRNIASVEKHHEERYKKLLENVENNKVFQKEEKTIWKCLNCGYIFEGEKAPNICPACAHPQSYFELSCDNY from the coding sequence ATGAAATCATTAAAAGGAACAAAAACTGCTGAAAACTTACTGAAGGCTTTTGCCGGTGAATCCCAAGCTAGAAACAGATACACATATTATGCTTCAATAGCAAAAAAAGAAGGATTTGTACAAATACAAAACATCTTCTTAGAAACAGCAGACAATGAAAAAGAACATGCTAAAAGATTTTTTAAATTCTTAGCTGAAGATTTCAAACATGAAGCCATAGAAATTCAAGCTGCTTATCCTGTTACTCTAGGAGATACTAAAGATAATTTAAAAGCAGCTGCAAATGGAGAAAACGAGGAATGGTCTATACTATATCCTGCTTTTGCAGATGTAGCTGATGAGGAAGGCTTTAAAGAAATAGCTGCTGTATTCAGAAACATAGCATCTGTTGAAAAACATCATGAAGAAAGATATAAAAAATTATTAGAAAATGTTGAGAATAATAAAGTATTCCAAAAAGAGGAGAAAACTATCTGGAAATGCTTAAATTGTGGATACATATTTGAAGGTGAAAAAGCACCAAATATATGTCCTGCTTGTGCCCATCCACAAAGCTACTTTGAATTATCATGTGATAACTATTAA
- a CDS encoding Ig-like domain-containing protein — MINKKNIRLLAALSSTVFLTLNSSISVQAYNSNFQNSQSLIQSLGKESVENPSLKNSENQGKDGFILLKSINNNKVNLNISQNNETLKITGSLNSKTNENISIAIEDKDKNIVHIDEIESDSNGNIDTVFDFSDNLAGEYTLSMNSESIEELMVEKFNVNSTSPHEIALEELENAMNKDVDFTQKVNTDNLSNKIKNLSNLGQSQNDPLNTKVKTNLDLANNILKNSLKAQENLDNLAKIGNNLNENDFNSIKAYENLYTSLGKLNINDITNNSFENKKLNNKQLNSKKVNTEKVFLLSPGKDKNHIKITYLGEDITNLNTKFKSSIKDVNSYGKDIKLDPNTLEVSIDNDKPENDNKEYNFTLNISENFWGFDRNITVKVTDVKDGDILEVTNIKTPFVKSITPLEPIFIKKGTKPELPKKVTVLLSNGTQKELPVTWTNFDHNKVDSHNLIGTVDGTSLKTSLIINVYENSQDIKILPLEPIKIFVGDNLVLPKKVKVKLPNNSLEDKNVTWNNIPDVNKKGEYTLQGSVEGTSEKANLKLSIVNPEIKSIEKLNPITLDYGASYTLPKTVKVTLENGKVIDVQVEWDKVINTKVPGVITVNGKLKDFNRNISLSINIKGKTDTNNNGSLDNKDKFNPKNPNVNNNKDKNLNIKGQVSNNKPLPKTGEELPISNYLFGSMLVGIGAFLKRKRR; from the coding sequence ATGATTAACAAGAAAAACATCAGACTTCTTGCAGCACTATCTTCTACTGTATTCTTAACATTAAATTCTTCAATAAGTGTACAAGCTTATAATTCAAATTTTCAAAATAGTCAGTCACTTATTCAAAGTTTAGGCAAAGAATCTGTAGAAAACCCTTCTTTAAAGAATTCTGAAAACCAAGGTAAAGACGGGTTTATTTTATTAAAATCTATAAACAATAATAAAGTCAACCTTAACATTTCACAAAACAACGAGACCTTAAAAATTACTGGTTCTCTTAATTCTAAGACAAATGAAAATATCTCCATAGCTATTGAAGACAAAGATAAAAACATTGTGCATATTGATGAAATAGAAAGTGATAGTAATGGAAATATAGATACTGTATTTGATTTTAGTGATAATTTAGCTGGAGAATACACACTATCAATGAATTCCGAGTCTATAGAAGAATTAATGGTTGAAAAGTTTAATGTTAACTCTACTTCCCCACATGAAATTGCCCTTGAGGAATTAGAAAATGCCATGAATAAGGATGTAGATTTCACTCAAAAAGTAAATACAGATAATCTATCTAATAAAATTAAAAACTTATCAAATTTAGGCCAATCTCAAAATGATCCTTTAAATACTAAAGTAAAAACCAATTTAGATCTAGCAAATAATATATTAAAAAATTCACTTAAAGCGCAAGAAAACTTAGATAATTTAGCTAAGATAGGAAATAACCTAAATGAAAATGATTTTAATAGCATAAAAGCATATGAAAATTTATATACATCTTTAGGTAAACTAAATATAAATGATATTACTAATAATTCTTTTGAAAATAAAAAGCTTAATAATAAACAATTAAATTCTAAAAAGGTAAATACAGAAAAAGTATTTTTATTATCTCCTGGAAAAGATAAAAACCATATAAAAATTACATATTTAGGTGAAGACATAACTAATCTAAATACTAAATTTAAGTCTTCCATAAAAGATGTAAATAGTTATGGTAAAGATATAAAGTTAGATCCTAATACTCTAGAAGTATCAATTGATAACGATAAACCAGAAAATGATAACAAAGAATATAACTTTACATTAAATATATCTGAAAACTTCTGGGGATTTGATCGTAATATAACTGTAAAAGTTACAGATGTTAAAGATGGCGATATATTAGAAGTTACTAATATTAAGACCCCATTTGTAAAATCAATAACTCCATTAGAGCCTATATTCATAAAAAAAGGTACTAAACCTGAACTTCCAAAGAAAGTAACAGTATTATTAAGCAATGGAACTCAAAAAGAACTACCAGTAACTTGGACAAATTTTGATCATAATAAGGTAGATTCTCATAATTTAATTGGAACAGTAGATGGAACATCACTAAAAACTAGCTTAATAATAAACGTATATGAAAATTCTCAAGACATAAAAATACTCCCATTAGAACCTATAAAGATTTTTGTAGGAGACAATCTAGTTTTACCTAAAAAAGTAAAGGTTAAATTACCTAATAATAGCCTCGAAGACAAAAATGTAACTTGGAATAATATACCTGATGTAAATAAAAAAGGCGAATATACTTTACAAGGTTCTGTGGAAGGTACTTCTGAAAAGGCTAATTTAAAACTTTCTATAGTTAATCCTGAAATAAAATCTATAGAAAAATTAAATCCTATAACTTTAGATTATGGTGCTTCTTACACTCTTCCAAAAACCGTAAAAGTAACTTTAGAAAATGGTAAAGTTATAGATGTACAAGTAGAATGGGATAAAGTAATAAATACAAAAGTTCCAGGCGTTATAACTGTAAATGGTAAGCTTAAAGACTTCAATAGAAATATTAGTTTATCTATAAATATAAAAGGAAAAACTGATACTAATAATAATGGTTCTTTAGATAATAAAGACAAATTTAATCCTAAAAATCCTAATGTAAACAATAATAAGGATAAGAATCTTAATATTAAGGGCCAAGTTTCCAATAATAAGCCTCTTCCAAAAACGGGCGAAGAACTTCCAATTTCTAATTATTTATTTGGTTCAATGCTTGTAGGTATAGGTGCGTTCCTCAAAAGAAAAAGAAGATAG
- a CDS encoding peroxiredoxin, with the protein MERLVGKLAPEFRMNAVTGDGTKLTQVKLEDYKGKWLVMFFYPLDFTFVCPTEITGFSKKYDEFKKAGAELLAVSCDSEYSHQAWIKNGLGEINFPIASDITKETARNFGTLIEEDGISLRGLFVIDPEGYVKYSVVHDLNVGRSVDETLRVLRALQTGGLCPIDWEEGQDLL; encoded by the coding sequence ATGGAAAGATTAGTTGGTAAATTAGCTCCAGAATTTAGAATGAATGCTGTAACTGGAGATGGAACAAAGTTAACTCAAGTTAAACTTGAAGATTACAAGGGTAAATGGTTAGTAATGTTCTTTTATCCATTAGACTTTACTTTTGTATGTCCAACAGAGATTACAGGATTTAGCAAAAAATATGATGAATTCAAAAAAGCAGGTGCTGAATTATTAGCAGTAAGCTGCGATAGTGAATACTCACATCAAGCTTGGATTAAAAATGGCTTAGGAGAAATAAATTTCCCTATAGCTTCAGATATAACAAAAGAAACAGCTAGAAATTTTGGTACACTAATTGAAGAAGATGGTATATCTTTAAGAGGATTATTTGTAATAGATCCAGAAGGATATGTTAAATATTCAGTAGTTCATGACTTAAATGTTGGAAGAAGTGTTGATGAAACTTTACGTGTATTAAGAGCACTTCAAACAGGCGGATTATGCCCAATTGACTGGGAAGAAGGACAAGATTTACTATAG
- a CDS encoding cob(I)yrinic acid a,c-diamide adenosyltransferase — translation MKIYTKTGDKGTTSNLLGERVPKSDITMELQGQVDEINSGVGYLRSLLKELGFTPKVAHTDEILKEIQYNLYKIGIDIASRFTKHHILDSHVEVLEEEIDRMVNQMPPLKSFIYYSGSKEGTYSHVIRATTRRSERTFVKALAELNAEYPADYQYVNRLSDYFHTLARYMNFLQGVPDEPMILRD, via the coding sequence ATGAAGATTTATACAAAAACTGGGGATAAAGGTACTACATCTAATCTTTTGGGGGAAAGAGTTCCTAAATCAGACATAACAATGGAACTTCAAGGACAGGTAGATGAGATTAATTCTGGAGTAGGCTATTTAAGAAGCCTTTTGAAAGAATTAGGTTTTACACCTAAAGTTGCGCATACTGATGAAATTTTAAAAGAAATTCAATATAATCTATATAAAATAGGTATAGATATTGCATCCAGATTTACTAAACATCATATACTAGATTCTCATGTAGAAGTACTTGAAGAAGAGATAGATAGGATGGTAAATCAAATGCCTCCACTAAAAAGCTTTATTTACTATAGTGGAAGTAAAGAGGGGACTTATTCTCATGTTATAAGAGCAACTACAAGAAGATCAGAACGTACTTTTGTTAAGGCTTTAGCAGAGCTTAATGCAGAGTATCCAGCTGATTACCAATACGTAAATAGATTATCAGATTATTTCCATACATTAGCTAGATATATGAACTTCTTACAAGGAGTTCCGGATGAACCTATGATATTAAGAGACTAA
- a CDS encoding histidinol phosphate phosphatase: MMFDTHIHTEVSTDSNMMLESAIKSAREKGLSLILTEHMDHQYPVKEGEYGNFTFDSLEYFKKYGDKRGEDLLLGMEMGMRLDCIKENKLEEGKAPFDFIIGSIHVVNEVEIFGEEHYKNKSKKKAYEEYFEAMAQCLKAYDFVDSLGHIDYICRYAPYEDPEIYYEEFSDHIDEVLKIIIEKEKAMEINTRRLGLKNTRESLLDIYKRFKELGGKYVTLGSDSHKESAIGMNFDYAIDIAKICGLKNVYFKERKMQYDK, from the coding sequence ATTATGTTTGATACACATATTCACACAGAAGTGTCTACAGATTCTAATATGATGTTAGAATCTGCAATAAAAAGTGCTAGGGAAAAAGGACTTTCTCTAATATTAACGGAACATATGGATCATCAGTATCCTGTAAAAGAAGGAGAGTATGGAAATTTTACTTTTGATTCTTTGGAGTACTTTAAAAAGTATGGTGATAAACGTGGTGAAGATCTACTTCTTGGTATGGAGATGGGTATGAGGTTAGATTGTATTAAAGAAAATAAGCTGGAAGAGGGTAAAGCTCCATTTGATTTTATTATAGGATCTATTCATGTAGTTAATGAAGTTGAGATTTTTGGAGAAGAGCATTATAAAAATAAAAGCAAGAAAAAAGCTTATGAAGAATATTTTGAAGCAATGGCTCAATGTTTAAAAGCTTATGATTTTGTAGATTCTTTAGGACACATTGATTATATATGTAGATATGCACCCTATGAAGATCCAGAAATTTATTATGAAGAATTTAGTGATCATATAGATGAAGTCTTAAAAATAATTATAGAAAAAGAAAAAGCTATGGAGATAAATACAAGAAGATTAGGTTTAAAAAATACTAGAGAAAGTTTATTAGATATTTATAAAAGGTTTAAGGAACTAGGTGGAAAATATGTAACCTTAGGTTCAGATTCACATAAAGAATCTGCCATAGGTATGAATTTTGATTATGCTATAGACATTGCTAAAATTTGTGGACTTAAAAATGTATATTTTAAAGAAAGAAAAATGCAGTATGACAAATAA
- the cls gene encoding cardiolipin synthase codes for MYFNSTIYKLLLINSIIALIIIILERRRPEKTIAWLVIFLAFPPLGLICYIFMGRNWKKNKLKDDNFDFSEQLRKAYDNDITNNKHEELMNLLKHNSSSPIFYKNEIDILNNGEEKFKALKRELKNAKHHIHIEYYIFKSDNIGKEIIEILKQKAMEGVQVRVILDKVGSLKFKRKYVRELKKVGVDIVFYTYFLAPFLRFINTQINYRNHRKIVIIDGKIGFLGGINIGDEYLGQGKLGFWRDTHLMIKGDCVLALQAIFIHDFCNIKKVMKEEFKYEGYIEDYFKDFRHEGKIMQIAKSGPNSENPAIMQAIITMMSRAKKRIYITTPYFVPTESIMTALKIAALEGVNIKILFPGRYDHFHVYYASRTYLSELMEYGVEVYFYNDKSFIHSKIITVDGELATVGTANMDVRSFELNYEVNAVIYDKEITVELENYFLEDLKHSNKLSEKYFKDTSFAIKVLEAIARIFSNLL; via the coding sequence ATCTATTTTAATAGTACAATTTATAAACTTCTTCTTATTAATTCGATTATTGCACTTATAATTATAATATTAGAAAGACGGAGACCAGAAAAGACCATAGCTTGGTTAGTTATATTTCTAGCTTTTCCTCCATTAGGACTTATATGCTATATATTTATGGGCAGAAACTGGAAGAAGAATAAATTGAAAGATGATAACTTTGACTTTTCAGAACAATTAAGGAAGGCCTATGATAATGATATAACGAATAATAAGCATGAGGAACTAATGAATCTATTAAAGCATAATAGTAGTTCACCTATATTTTACAAGAATGAAATAGATATTTTAAATAATGGTGAAGAGAAATTTAAGGCACTAAAAAGAGAATTAAAAAATGCAAAGCATCATATCCATATTGAATATTATATATTTAAAAGTGATAATATAGGTAAGGAAATAATTGAAATACTAAAACAGAAGGCAATGGAAGGTGTTCAAGTAAGAGTTATACTAGATAAAGTAGGTTCTTTAAAATTTAAGAGGAAATATGTAAGGGAATTAAAAAAAGTAGGCGTTGACATTGTTTTTTATACATATTTCTTAGCCCCCTTTTTAAGATTTATTAATACTCAAATAAATTATAGAAATCATAGAAAAATTGTTATAATTGATGGTAAGATAGGATTTCTGGGTGGGATAAATATAGGAGATGAATACCTTGGGCAAGGTAAATTAGGATTCTGGAGAGATACTCATTTAATGATAAAGGGTGATTGCGTTCTGGCATTACAGGCAATTTTTATACATGACTTTTGTAACATAAAAAAGGTTATGAAAGAAGAATTTAAGTATGAAGGATATATAGAAGACTATTTTAAAGATTTTAGACATGAGGGCAAAATTATGCAGATAGCTAAAAGTGGTCCCAATTCAGAAAATCCAGCCATAATGCAAGCTATAATTACTATGATGAGTAGAGCTAAAAAGCGAATTTATATAACAACACCATATTTTGTTCCCACAGAAAGTATAATGACGGCCCTTAAAATAGCAGCTCTTGAAGGGGTAAATATAAAAATACTTTTTCCTGGGAGATATGATCATTTTCATGTTTATTATGCTTCAAGGACGTATCTTTCAGAATTAATGGAATATGGAGTTGAAGTATACTTTTATAATGACAAATCTTTTATACATTCTAAAATTATAACTGTAGATGGAGAATTAGCTACGGTTGGTACGGCTAATATGGACGTTAGGAGTTTTGAACTAAATTACGAAGTTAATGCTGTAATTTATGACAAGGAAATTACAGTTGAATTGGAGAATTACTTCTTAGAAGATTTAAAACATAGCAATAAGTTAAGTGAAAAATATTTTAAGGATACATCTTTTGCTATAAAAGTTTTAGAGGCTATAGCAAGGATATTTTCAAATTTACTATAA
- a CDS encoding cold-shock protein: protein MKTGIVKWFNAEKGFGFISVEGEKDVFVHFSAIEGDGFKSLEEGQNVQFEVVEGERGPQAAKVSKL, encoded by the coding sequence ATGAAAACAGGTATTGTTAAATGGTTTAATGCAGAAAAAGGATTCGGATTCATATCAGTAGAAGGAGAAAAAGATGTATTCGTTCATTTCTCAGCTATTGAAGGAGACGGATTTAAATCTTTAGAAGAGGGTCAAAACGTTCAATTCGAAGTAGTTGAAGGTGAAAGAGGACCTCAAGCTGCTAAAGTTTCTAAATTATAA
- a CDS encoding FUSC family protein: MKKIGMRNIKTSLAVFISIMVLKLFKVSFPFYACIAAIITMEKTIYNSFKVGKNRIIGTTLGAIVGLLFVLILPGNTFLVAIGISVTIYLCDILGYNKSISIACIVFIAISSNLKGGNPFVYSGNRLLETFVGIIVAVIVNLIIYPPNLKKHIYDSSNRIHKDLILLCGEDFYNNNEERLQILYKHIKGLEESISSYEDEYRTYDKNLNLQKYEKAIDLFYKLYSHLNIIEHIKNNFKIPKETYDSIKDLITIPYKNIENEEDKELQIVFKYHMNQISKILHSLDEINML; this comes from the coding sequence ATGAAAAAAATCGGAATGAGAAACATAAAAACTTCTTTAGCAGTCTTTATATCTATAATGGTGCTTAAATTATTTAAAGTTAGCTTCCCATTCTATGCTTGTATTGCCGCCATAATAACTATGGAAAAAACTATATATAACTCATTTAAAGTTGGTAAAAACAGAATAATAGGAACTACCTTAGGTGCTATAGTAGGACTTTTATTTGTACTAATACTTCCTGGCAACACTTTTCTTGTGGCCATAGGAATATCCGTTACCATATATCTTTGTGATATTCTTGGATATAACAAATCCATTAGTATTGCTTGTATAGTGTTTATTGCTATATCTTCTAATTTAAAAGGTGGTAATCCGTTTGTATACAGTGGAAATAGACTTCTAGAAACCTTTGTAGGGATTATAGTTGCTGTTATTGTAAATCTTATTATTTATCCTCCAAATTTAAAAAAACATATATATGATTCTAGTAATAGAATTCATAAAGATCTAATTCTGCTCTGTGGGGAAGATTTTTATAATAATAATGAAGAAAGACTACAAATACTTTATAAGCATATAAAAGGATTAGAAGAATCAATTTCCTCATATGAAGATGAATATAGGACCTATGATAAAAATTTAAATCTTCAAAAATACGAAAAAGCTATAGACCTATTTTATAAGCTATATTCTCATTTAAACATTATTGAACATATAAAAAATAATTTTAAAATACCTAAAGAAACTTATGATAGTATAAAAGATTTAATTACTATACCATATAAAAATATAGAAAATGAAGAAGACAAAGAACTTCAAATAGTATTTAAATATCATATGAACCAAATCAGTAAAATACTCCACTCTTTGGATGAAATAAATATGTTATAA
- a CDS encoding flavin reductase family protein: MTKDFFKGSTMLNPLPVALITSKYKKDVNVFTAAWIGTVCTKPPMLSVSIRPERLSYDYIKNTKEFVVNLPNQNLAKIVDFCGVRSGRDVDKIKKFNLHLMESKNISVPYIEECPINIECSLHEIVPLGSHHMFIANIVGVHVDNSLKDLKGKIHYENARLLSYCHGEYYTLPKKSEGKFGYSVQKKKRK, encoded by the coding sequence TTGACAAAAGATTTTTTTAAAGGAAGTACTATGCTAAATCCTCTACCCGTTGCTTTGATTACATCAAAATATAAAAAAGATGTCAATGTTTTTACTGCGGCTTGGATTGGTACTGTGTGCACGAAACCTCCAATGCTTTCAGTTTCTATAAGACCTGAAAGACTATCATATGACTACATTAAAAACACAAAAGAATTTGTTGTAAATTTGCCAAATCAGAACTTAGCCAAAATTGTAGATTTTTGTGGAGTTCGCTCTGGAAGAGATGTAGATAAAATTAAAAAATTTAATCTACACTTAATGGAAAGTAAAAATATATCTGTACCATACATAGAAGAATGTCCTATAAATATAGAATGTTCTCTTCATGAAATAGTCCCATTAGGTTCCCATCATATGTTTATAGCTAACATAGTTGGAGTCCATGTTGATAATAGTTTAAAAGATTTAAAAGGCAAAATTCACTATGAAAATGCAAGATTACTCTCATATTGTCATGGTGAATATTATACTCTTCCTAAAAAGTCAGAAGGAAAATTTGGTTACTCCGTTCAAAAGAAAAAAAGAAAATAA
- the epsC gene encoding serine O-acetyltransferase EpsC — protein MYDLDNILRKDPAARNKLEVFLLYPSVHAMIIYRIAHFLYNKNIFFLARILSQLGRLLTGIEIHPGATIGKGFFIDHGMGVVIGETTEIGDNVTIYQGVTLGGTGKDKGKRHPTISDNVIVGSGAKILGPIRIGRGVKVGANAVVLKDVPEEATAVGIPARIILNK, from the coding sequence ATGTACGATTTAGATAATATATTAAGAAAAGATCCTGCAGCAAGAAATAAACTAGAAGTGTTTTTATTATATCCTTCAGTTCATGCTATGATAATATACAGAATTGCACATTTTCTTTACAATAAAAATATATTTTTCTTGGCAAGAATATTGTCTCAACTTGGAAGACTTCTAACAGGTATAGAAATTCATCCAGGTGCTACCATAGGAAAAGGTTTTTTTATAGACCATGGAATGGGTGTGGTTATAGGAGAAACAACAGAAATAGGAGATAACGTTACTATATACCAAGGAGTCACTTTGGGAGGCACAGGAAAAGATAAAGGAAAGAGGCATCCAACTATAAGTGATAATGTTATAGTGGGAAGTGGTGCTAAGATTCTAGGACCTATAAGAATAGGAAGAGGAGTAAAAGTAGGGGCTAATGCCGTAGTGTTAAAAGATGTCCCAGAAGAGGCTACAGCTGTAGGTATACCAGCGAGAATAATTTTGAACAAATAA
- a CDS encoding WG repeat-containing protein yields the protein MSENILHKKELYLIKKNKKYGYIDNNGDEAISVQFTDARNFVGDFAIVSLEGKYGLINKNGDYIIEPSFQGLDWISDEILCYKKEEKKGVIKCDGSVLCQPVYEEIRTFNEGLAAVRINYNWGYINNKGEELIKPSFIDAYDFSDGMALVQVGGKLGYINKNGHIIILAVYDYAGDFSEGLAPVSIGKKYGYINKSGEVKIKGKFHIAKKFSEGLAAVELDNKTGYINKDGEIIIEPNFDSAEDFIDGKAVVCNDDKYGYIDKEGNIIVSLKYDDVDYISENILGVMIEEQWGYINMSEEFIIEPQFDEAFAFYKGLAEVQRGTKIGYVNTNGEFVWNLQK from the coding sequence TTGAGTGAGAATATTTTGCATAAAAAAGAGTTATATTTAATAAAGAAAAATAAGAAGTATGGATATATAGACAATAATGGTGATGAGGCAATTTCAGTTCAATTTACAGATGCAAGAAACTTTGTAGGTGATTTTGCCATAGTTTCGCTAGAAGGGAAATATGGGCTTATAAATAAAAATGGTGATTACATAATAGAGCCTTCATTTCAAGGACTAGATTGGATTTCAGATGAGATTTTATGCTATAAAAAAGAGGAAAAGAAAGGTGTTATCAAATGTGATGGCAGTGTTTTATGTCAGCCAGTATATGAAGAAATAAGAACTTTTAATGAAGGATTAGCAGCAGTTAGAATAAATTATAATTGGGGATATATAAATAATAAAGGTGAGGAATTAATAAAACCTAGTTTCATAGATGCCTATGATTTTAGTGACGGTATGGCCTTAGTTCAAGTGGGTGGAAAACTTGGATATATAAATAAAAATGGTCATATAATAATACTAGCAGTTTATGATTATGCAGGTGACTTTAGTGAAGGTCTAGCACCAGTTTCTATAGGTAAAAAATATGGATATATAAATAAATCAGGAGAAGTTAAGATAAAAGGTAAATTCCATATAGCTAAGAAATTTAGTGAGGGTCTAGCGGCAGTTGAACTAGATAATAAAACTGGATATATAAATAAAGACGGAGAAATTATTATAGAACCTAATTTTGACTCAGCAGAAGATTTTATAGATGGAAAGGCTGTAGTATGCAATGATGATAAGTATGGATATATAGATAAGGAAGGAAATATTATTGTAAGTTTAAAATATGATGATGTAGATTATATTTCAGAGAATATTTTAGGCGTTATGATAGAGGAACAATGGGGATATATAAATATGAGTGAAGAGTTTATTATAGAGCCACAATTTGATGAAGCATTTGCTTTTTATAAAGGGTTAGCAGAAGTTCAACGTGGTACAAAAATTGGGTATGTAAATACAAATGGAGAGTTTGTTTGGAATTTACAAAAATAG
- a CDS encoding methylglyoxal synthase produces MNKEFREVGIRKNIALVAHDNKKKELLEWVNKNKESLSLHNIFATGTTGEIISNETGLCITSFKSGPLGGDQQIGATIVNFDLDILIFFWDPLESQPHDPDIRALLRIATLYNIPCGTNKSSADFIISSPYMNEKYIITLDDHAEYANRHIQLK; encoded by the coding sequence ATGAATAAAGAATTTAGAGAAGTTGGGATTAGAAAAAATATAGCTTTAGTTGCTCATGATAATAAAAAGAAAGAACTTCTAGAGTGGGTTAATAAAAATAAAGAAAGCTTAAGCCTTCACAATATTTTTGCTACAGGTACTACAGGTGAAATAATATCAAATGAAACTGGACTATGCATAACCTCTTTTAAAAGTGGGCCTTTAGGTGGGGACCAGCAAATTGGAGCTACTATAGTAAATTTTGATTTGGACATTTTAATATTCTTCTGGGATCCTTTAGAATCACAACCACATGATCCTGATATTAGAGCTCTTCTTAGAATAGCCACTTTATATAATATCCCTTGTGGTACCAATAAGTCTTCAGCAGACTTTATAATTTCTTCTCCATATATGAACGAAAAATACATTATAACCTTAGATGATCATGCAGAATATGCTAATAGACATATCCAATTAAAATAA